From a region of the Falco peregrinus isolate bFalPer1 chromosome 5, bFalPer1.pri, whole genome shotgun sequence genome:
- the TWF2 gene encoding twinfilin-2 isoform X2 has protein sequence MTHQTGIHATTELRDFFAKARNGSVRLIKVIIEDEQLVLGAHKELLRRWDADYDAFVLPLLDEQQPCYVLYRLDSQNAQGYEWLFISWSPDSSPVRLKMLYAATRATVKKEFGGGHIKDEMFGTVKEDVSLSGYQKHVSSCSAPAPLTAAEQELQQIRINEGHMAQDLPSLASSREMVHLHPPGVSVCPPPLLVSHEIPLSLHRVLLTVYLLSPRSQDSCSQDSSTEMVKTEISVESKHQTLQGLAFPLQLDAQQAIQALKQKKINYIQLKLDLERETIDLVHTSPTEIADLPKRIPQDSARYHFFLYKHSHEGDYLESVVFIYSMPGYKCSIKERMLYSSCKSRLLDTVEQEFCLEIAKKIEIDDGAELTAEFLYEEVHPKQHAFKQAFAKPKGPVGKRGQKRLIKGPGENGEDS, from the exons ATGACTCACCAGACCGGCATCCACG CCACCACGGAATTAAGGGACTTCTTTGCCAAAGCCCGAAACGGTTCAGTTCGGCTCATCAAGGTCATTATCGAGGATG AACAGCTTGTGCTGGGAGCGCACAAAGAGCTGTTGCGGCGCTGGGATGCTGACTACGATGCCTTCGTGCTGCCCTTGCTGGatgagcagcagccctgctacGTGCTGTACCGCCTGGACAGCCAGAACGCCCAGGGCTACGAGTGGCTCTTCATCTCCTGGTCCCCTGACAGTTCCCCG GTCCGGCTGAAGATGCTGTATGCTGCCACCAGAGCGACGGTGAAGAAGGAGTTTGGTGGGGGGCACATAAAGGACGAGATGTTTGGAACAGTGAAG GAGGACGTGTCCCTGAGCGGCTACCAAAAGCATGTGTCTTCCTgctccgccccggccccgctgacAGCAGCCGAGCAGGAGCTCCAGCAGATCCGCATCAATGAG GGTCACATGGCCCAG GACCTGCCTTCCCTGGCTTCCAGCAGAGAGATGGTACACCTCCATCCTCCTGGCGTGTCCGTGTGTCCCCCACCCCTTCTCGTTTCACACGAGATCCCCCTGTCCCTGCACAGGGTGCTGTTGACAGTGTATCTCCTCTCCCCACGCTCGCAGGATTCCTGTTCCCAGGACTCGAGCACCGAGATG GTGAAGACAGAGATCAGTGTGGAGAGCAAGCATCAGACCCTGCAGGGCCTGGCCTTCCCCCTGCAGCTGGATGCTCAGCAAGCCATCCAGGCGctcaagcagaagaaaatcaactacATCCAGCTG AAGCTGGATCTGGAGCGGGAGACCATTGACCTGGTGCACACGAGCCCCACAGAGATCGCCGACCTGCCCAAGAGGATCCCCCAGGACTCGGCTCGCTACCATTTCTTCCTGTACAAGCACTCGCATGAGGGAGACTACCTGGAGTCTGTCG TCTTTATCTACTCCATGCCTGGGTACAAATGCAGCATCAAGGAGCGCATGCTCTACTCCAGCTGCAAGAGCCGGTTGCTGGACACTGTGGAGCAGGAATTTTGCCTGGAGATAGCCAAGAAG ATAGAGATTGACGATGGAGCCGAGCTGACGGCAGAGTTCCTCTACGAGGAGGTGCACCCCAAGCAGCATGCCTTTAAGCAGGCCTTCGCCAAGCCCAAGGGGCCCGTGGGGAAGCGAGGACAGAAGCGGCTGATCAAGGGGCCGGGAGAGAACGGCGAGGACAGTTAG
- the TWF2 gene encoding twinfilin-2 isoform X1, which produces MTHQTGIHATTELRDFFAKARNGSVRLIKVIIEDEQLVLGAHKELLRRWDADYDAFVLPLLDEQQPCYVLYRLDSQNAQGYEWLFISWSPDSSPVRLKMLYAATRATVKKEFGGGHIKDEMFGTVKEDVSLSGYQKHVSSCSAPAPLTAAEQELQQIRINEVKTEISVESKHQTLQGLAFPLQLDAQQAIQALKQKKINYIQLKLDLERETIDLVHTSPTEIADLPKRIPQDSARYHFFLYKHSHEGDYLESVVFIYSMPGYKCSIKERMLYSSCKSRLLDTVEQEFCLEIAKKIEIDDGAELTAEFLYEEVHPKQHAFKQAFAKPKGPVGKRGQKRLIKGPGENGEDS; this is translated from the exons ATGACTCACCAGACCGGCATCCACG CCACCACGGAATTAAGGGACTTCTTTGCCAAAGCCCGAAACGGTTCAGTTCGGCTCATCAAGGTCATTATCGAGGATG AACAGCTTGTGCTGGGAGCGCACAAAGAGCTGTTGCGGCGCTGGGATGCTGACTACGATGCCTTCGTGCTGCCCTTGCTGGatgagcagcagccctgctacGTGCTGTACCGCCTGGACAGCCAGAACGCCCAGGGCTACGAGTGGCTCTTCATCTCCTGGTCCCCTGACAGTTCCCCG GTCCGGCTGAAGATGCTGTATGCTGCCACCAGAGCGACGGTGAAGAAGGAGTTTGGTGGGGGGCACATAAAGGACGAGATGTTTGGAACAGTGAAG GAGGACGTGTCCCTGAGCGGCTACCAAAAGCATGTGTCTTCCTgctccgccccggccccgctgacAGCAGCCGAGCAGGAGCTCCAGCAGATCCGCATCAATGAG GTGAAGACAGAGATCAGTGTGGAGAGCAAGCATCAGACCCTGCAGGGCCTGGCCTTCCCCCTGCAGCTGGATGCTCAGCAAGCCATCCAGGCGctcaagcagaagaaaatcaactacATCCAGCTG AAGCTGGATCTGGAGCGGGAGACCATTGACCTGGTGCACACGAGCCCCACAGAGATCGCCGACCTGCCCAAGAGGATCCCCCAGGACTCGGCTCGCTACCATTTCTTCCTGTACAAGCACTCGCATGAGGGAGACTACCTGGAGTCTGTCG TCTTTATCTACTCCATGCCTGGGTACAAATGCAGCATCAAGGAGCGCATGCTCTACTCCAGCTGCAAGAGCCGGTTGCTGGACACTGTGGAGCAGGAATTTTGCCTGGAGATAGCCAAGAAG ATAGAGATTGACGATGGAGCCGAGCTGACGGCAGAGTTCCTCTACGAGGAGGTGCACCCCAAGCAGCATGCCTTTAAGCAGGCCTTCGCCAAGCCCAAGGGGCCCGTGGGGAAGCGAGGACAGAAGCGGCTGATCAAGGGGCCGGGAGAGAACGGCGAGGACAGTTAG
- the ALAS1 gene encoding 5-aminolevulinate synthase, non-specific, mitochondrial, with amino-acid sequence MEAVVRRCPFLARVSQAFLQKAGPSLLLYAQHCPRMMEAAPPAATRALATSAARGQQAEEETPTARRAKNAKEVAQQNTDGTQPPTGHPPAGASQSSATKCPFLAAQMNHKNSNVFCKASLELQEDVQEMQVDRKGTEFAKIPTTSTVRNIETEGEEQSGLLKKFKDIMLKQRPESVSHLLQDNLPKSVSTFQYDHFFEKKIDEKKKDHTYRVFKTVNRKAQVFPMADDYTDSLITKKEVSVWCSNDYLGMSRHPRVCGAVMDTLKQHGAGAGGTRNISGTSKFHVDLEKELADLHGKDAALLFSSCFVANDSTLFTLAKMLPGCEIYSDSGNHASMIQGIRNSRVPKHIFRHNDVNHLRELLKKSDPSTPKIVAFETVHSMDGAVCPLEELCDVAHEHGAITFVDEVHAVGLYGARGGGIGDRDGIMHKMDIISGTLGKAFGCVGGYISSTSSLIDTVRSYAAGFIFTTSLPPMLLAGALESVRTLKSAEGQVLRRQHQRNVKLMRQMLMDAGLPVVHCPSHIIPIRVADAAKNTEICDKLMSQHSIYVQAINYPTVPRGEELLRIAPTPHHTPQMMSYFLEKLLATWKDVGLDLKPHSSAECNFCRRPLHFEVMSERERSYFSGMSKLISVSA; translated from the exons ATGGAGGCGGTGGTGCGGCGCTGCCCGTTCCTGGCCCGCGTCTCGCAGGCCTTTCTGCAGAAGGCCGGGCCCTCGCTGCTGCTCTACGCCCAGCACTGCCCCCGGATGATGGAGGCGGCGCCCCCGGCCGCTACCCGCGCCCTGGCCACGTCCGCCGCCCGCGGGCAGCAGGCGGAGGAGGAGACCCCCACGGCCCGCCGGG CCAAAAATGCCAAAGAGGTGGCCCAACAGAATACAGATGGAACCCAGCCACCTACCGGCCATCCACCTGCTGGTGCTAGCCAGAGCTCTGCTACCAAATGCCCGTTCCTGGCAGCTCAGATGAATCACAAGAACAGTAACGTTTTCTGCAAGGCCAGCCTAGAACTCCAGGAGGATGTGCAGGAGATGCAGGTGGACAGGAAAG GTACAGAATTTGCCAAAATACCCACTACTTCCACAGTGAGGAACATTGAGACTGAGGGAGAAGAGCAGAGTGGCTTGCTCAAGAAGTTTAAGGATATTATGCTGAAGCAAAGACCAGAAAGCGTCTCTCATCTACTTCAGGATAACTTGCCAAAAT CTGTATCCACCTTCCAGTATGAtcatttttttgagaaaaagatAGATGAAAAGAAGAAGGATCACACCTACCGTGTATTCAAAACGGTGAACAGAAAGGCACAAGTCTTTCCCATGGCAGATGATTATACTGATTCTCTGATCACCAAGAAGGAGGTGTCTGTCTGGTGCAGCAATGATTACCTGGGGATGAGTCGTCACCCTCGCGTGTGTGGAGCAGTTAT GGATACACTGAAACAACatggtgctggagcaggaggcacaagaaatatttcaggaacAAGTAAATTTCATGTTGATTTGGAAAAAGAACTAGCTGATCTTCATGGAAAAGATGCAGCGCTGCTGTTCTCATCTTGCTTTGTAGCCAATGACTCCACTCTCTTCACTCTAGCTAAAATGCTGCCAG GCTGTGAGATCTACTCTGACTCTGGGAACCATGCCTCCATGATCCAGGGGATCCGAAACAGTAGGGTGCCAAAACACATATTTCGCCATAATGATGTCAACCATCTTCGAGAGCTACTGAAGAAGTCTGATCCATCTACCCCTAAAATTGTTGCATTTGAAACTGTTCACTCAATGGATG GTGCAGTCTGTCCCCTGGAAGAGCTGTGTGATGTGGCCCATGAGCATGGGGCTATCACTTTTGTGGATGAAGTGCATGCCGTGGGGCTGTATGGAGCTCGAGGTGGCGGTATAGGAGACCGGGATGGAATCATGCACAAAATGGACATCATCTCTGGCACACTTG GCAAAGCATTTGGCTGTGTAGGAGGTTACATCTCCAGTACAAGTTCTCTGATAGACACTGTTCGTTCATATGCTGCTGGCTTTATTTTCACAACATCCCTGCCACCCATGCTCTTAGCTGGTGCCCTGGAATCTGTCCGAACTCTGAAGAGTGCAGAGGGGCAAGTTCTGAGGCGCCAGCACCAACGCAATGTGAAGCTTATGAGACAGATGCTGATGGATGCGGGGCTTCCTGTGGTGCACTGCCCCAGTCACATCATTCCAATACGG GTTGCAGATGcagctaaaaatacagagaTCTGTGACAAGCTGATGAGCCAGCACAGCATCTACGTCCAAGCAATCAACTACCCAACAGTTCCCCGTGGAGAGGAGCTGCTACGTATTGCCCCTACACCTCACCACACCCCTCAAATGATGAGTTATTTTCTTG AAAAACTGCTGGCTACATGGAAAGATGTCGGTCTAGACTTGAAACCACATTCATCAGCTGAATGTAACTTCTGTAGAAGACCCCTACATTTTGAAGTGATGAGTGAACGGGAAAGATCCTACTTCAGTGGCATGAGCAAACTAATATCTGTCAGTGCATGA